The proteins below are encoded in one region of Helianthus annuus cultivar XRQ/B chromosome 2, HanXRQr2.0-SUNRISE, whole genome shotgun sequence:
- the LOC110885850 gene encoding uncharacterized mitochondrial protein AtMg00810-like translates to MTDLCRLYHFLGIQVSQQSHGIFLSQAQYAKDIIARASMSACKPCTTPVDLSSKLSDTDGPLFSDPTLYRSLVGALQYLTFTRPDISYAVQQVCLFMHEPRDPHFAFMKRIIRYIQGTIDYGIRIIKSASCSLIAYFDADWGGCSDSRRSTSGYCVFLGDNLISWSSKRQPTVSRSSVEAEYRGVANAVAEATWLRNLMLELHTPLQHASVVYCDNVSAVYLSNNPVQHQRTKHIEIDIHFVRDKVRVGHIWVLHVPSSLQYADIFTKGLPRQLF, encoded by the coding sequence ATGACTGATTTGTGTCGCCTGTATCACTTCTTGGGAATTCAAGTCTCCCAACAGTCTCATGGTATCTTTCTCTCACAGGCACAATATGCTAAAGATATCATTGCCCGGGCTTCTATGTCTGCATGCAAACCATGTACCACCCCGGTGGATCTTTCGTCTAAACTCAGCGATACAGATGGTCCTTTGTTTTCTGATCCCACCTTGTATAGGAGTCTTGTAGGGGCCCTACAGTACCTCACCTTTACCCGACCCGATATTTCTTATGCCGTTCAGCAGGTGTGTCTATTTATGCATGAACCTCGGGATCCTCATTTTGCTTTTATGAAAAGAATCATCCGATATATCCAGGGCACCATTGATTATGGTATACGTATCATAAAGTCTGCTTCGTGTTCTTTGATAGCTTACTTTGATGCTGACTGGGGTGGTTGCTCGGACTCTCGGCGTTCCACATCAGGATACTGTGTTTTTCTTGGTGATAACTTGATCTCTTGGTCCTCCAAAAGGCAACCCACAGTTTCACGTTCCAGTGTAGAAGCCGAATACAGGGGTGTTGCTAATGCAGTGGCTGAAGCAACCTGGCTGCGAAACCTTATGCTCGAGTTACATACTCCTCTTCAGCATGCCTCGGTTGTTTACTGTGACAACGTCTCTGCAGTGTATCTATCCAATAATCCAGTTCAGCATCAGAGGACGAAGCACATCGAGATAGACATACACTTTGTTCGAGATAAAGTTCGTGTAGGTCATATCTGGGTTCTTCATGTGCCTTCTTCATTGCAATATGCGGATATTTTTACCAAAGGGCTCCCACGACAGCTGTTCTAG